The stretch of DNA GCCGCAGCCCTCAGAGCGTCGCCGATGATTGCCTCGGACTGATTGACACAGTCCTCGGCTGCCCATCCGGCGACCAACAGCGCCCGCCTATTGTGGGCTGCCGTGGCAGCGCGCCGGGCGACGAGCGCGAGGGAGAGGCCCGCGGCGCCCACGCCGACCATCACCCACAAGACGGCGAGCAGCACGAACCCGCGGCGAGGCAGCGACATTGTCATCCCCGCGGCCCGATGCGAAGGATGAGCGTGTCCGTGCCCTCGTGATACCGCAACACCGCGCCGATTGCTAACGGAGCAGTCACGCCGGCGCCCCATTGCTCCAGCCACCGTCCACCGCCCGCGGCACTCTGCAGATACTGGAACGAACCGTGCTCGAAGCCACGTACCAGCACGACCGGACGGGCGCCGATGTTCGCGACGAGCGCCTCGTGACCGGCGGCAGAGTCGAATGACAGGGCGACCTCGCATCGCTCCTGCCATCCGTATGGCACGTCGCACCAACTCGAGAAGTGCACCTGGCGGTTGTCTCCCGCCACGGATCCGGTTCCGGGCGTGCCGACCTCGATATTTCCAACGAGGGCGCGAAGCGTTTCCTTGCCATTCGCCCGACCATCCGCGACGACCGCAGCTGCCGCGAGCGCGCGCTCGCGA from Gemmatimonadaceae bacterium encodes:
- a CDS encoding prepilin-type N-terminal cleavage/methylation domain-containing protein: MPRANGFTLMEVVVALLIGSIVLVAAHAMLSALSDRERALAAAAVVADGRANGKETLRALVGNIEVGTPGTGSVAGDNRQVHFSSWCDVPYGWQERCEVALSFDSAAGHEALVANIGARPVVLVRGFEHGSFQYLQSAAGGGRWLEQWGAGVTAPLAIGAVLRYHEGTDTLILRIGPRG